A region of the Prevotella melaninogenica genome:
AAGGCTTTTGGTCTTTCAGTAGGGCAGAGTCTGCCTTAGTGAAGATAACTGGTCCTTCCTTTGTAGATAACGTTTCGTTTAACGATTTATTATGTTTGGCATAATTCATGCCGACTGCAAAGATTTTCATTGTTGGTAGTTTCTTTGGTATTTGGCTTATTAGGCTAATAAGCCAAATAAGGCTAATAAGCCCTAACTTCTAATAAAAGAGAGTTGCAGGAGCCTAATGGCTTTCCTGCAACTCCCATATCTTTCTTCTTAAGAAGGTCTGTGATTACTCTGCAGAGAGAGTGAAGCGCTTGTAGGCAACAATCTTAAGATCCTTGCTCTGAGCCTTAAGCCACTCGCTAACGCTCTGCTTGTCGCCATCACCGAACTGGAACTCCTGATCAACGAGACAGTTCTCCTTGAAGAACTTGTTCAAACGACCTTTAGCGATGTTGTTAATCATATCCTCATTGAGGTTTGCAGCCTTCTCAGCAGCTACAGTGTTGCGGATTTCGATAGCCTTATCAGCTTCCTCACGAGTCAACCAACCTTTCTTGATGTTAGACTCGATGTGGTCATCGCTGTCAACGAGGTTAGCGTTGATACCTGCCTTCTTGATAGCAGCAACAACAGCCTTCTCAATCTGCTCTTCCTTAGTCTTCTCAACAGCAACCTTGAACTCCTCGTCCTTAACTGACTGTGGAATAGATGCTTCGTCAAGAGCAACTGGCTTCATAGCTGCAACCTGCATAGCTACCTTGTGACCAGCATCCTCGTTGTTCTCGTTGAGCTGAACCATAGTTGCGAGAGTGTGCTTGTTCATGTGGTCATAAACAGAGATGTTCTCACCCTCAAGGAAGTTGTAGCCGTCAAGCTCCATCTTCTCACCGGTAACACCAGAACGCTGTTGAACAGCAGTAGCAGCATCCTCACCGTTAGCGAGCTTAAGAGCCTTAACCTCATCAAGGCTCTTGCACTTGTTAGCAACAGCAGCGTCCAAAATCTCCTGAACGAGGGCAATGAAGTCCTGACCGTTAGCAACGAAGTCTGTCTCACACTTAATAGCAACCATAGCAGCAAAGTCGTCTACCTGCTTAACGAGT
Encoded here:
- the tsf gene encoding translation elongation factor Ts; translation: MAVSIEDIKKLRAMTGAGLADVKKALTEAEGDYDKAKELIRERGLAIAAKRSDRETSNGCVLVKQVDDFAAMVAIKCETDFVANGQDFIALVQEILDAAVANKCKSLDEVKALKLANGEDAATAVQQRSGVTGEKMELDGYNFLEGENISVYDHMNKHTLATMVQLNENNEDAGHKVAMQVAAMKPVALDEASIPQSVKDEEFKVAVEKTKEEQIEKAVVAAIKKAGINANLVDSDDHIESNIKKGWLTREEADKAIEIRNTVAAEKAANLNEDMINNIAKGRLNKFFKENCLVDQEFQFGDGDKQSVSEWLKAQSKDLKIVAYKRFTLSAE